From Cyprinus carpio isolate SPL01 chromosome A7, ASM1834038v1, whole genome shotgun sequence, a single genomic window includes:
- the LOC109095208 gene encoding RNA-binding protein, mRNA-processing factor 2a-like: MSIKSDSEPNNNVSIEEEVRTLFVSGLPTDIKPRELYLLFRPFKGYEGSLIKLTSKQPVGFVTFDSRSGAEAAKNALNGVRFDPENPQTLRLEFAKANTKMAKSKLMGTPNPTNIHPALGAHFIARDPYDLTGATLIPASPEAWSPYPLYTTELSPGLPHTAFTYPAAAAAAAALHAQMRWYPSTSDSSQPGWKSRQFC, from the exons ATGAGTATCAAGTCTGACTCCGAGCCAAACAACAACGTCTCTATTGAAGAAGAG GTACGAACTCTATTTGTCAGTGGTCTGCCGACAGATATCAAACCTCGTGAGCTCTATCTGCTATTTCGACCATTTAAG gGTTATGAGGGTTCACTTATAAAGTTAACATCAAAGCAG cCTGTTGGGTTTGTAACCTTTGATAGTCGTTCCGGCGCTGAAGCggcaaaaaatgcattaaat GGGGTTCGATTTGACCCTGAAAACCCGCAGACCCTCCGGTTAGAGTTTGCTAAGGCCAACACGAAGATGGCAAAGAGTAAGCTGATGGGCACTCCAAATCCCACAAATATCCACCCAGCTCTAGGAGCGCACTTCATAGCACGGGACCCAT ATGACTTGACAGGGGCAACATTGATCCCAGCGTCTCCAGAGGCCTGGTCTCCTTACCCCCTCTATACCACGGAGCTCAGCCCTGGCCTGCCCCACACAGCTTTCACCTACCCAGCAGCGGCGGCTGCAGCAGCTGCACTTCATGCTCAG atgcgcTGGTATCCCTCCACATCAGACTCATCTCAGCCTGGATGGAAATCACGGCAATTCTGTTAA
- the LOC109093702 gene encoding solute carrier family 25 member 44-like, with amino-acid sequence MQQKRNIQIIEWEDLDKRKFYSFGVFMTMAIRATVYPATLIRTRLQVQKGKSLYTGTYDAFRKILRAEGLRGLYRGFMVTTFTLISGQAYITTYELVRKYVSNYSKDNTLKSLVAGGSASLVAQSITVPIDVISQQLMMQGQGEHLTRFKVKPTMGATHSVFFGQTRDIIGQIFAVDGIRGFYRGYVASLLTYIPNSAVWWPFYHFYAEQLSKLAPSNCPHLVLQAVAGPLAAATASTVTNPMDIVRARVQVEGRPSVTETFNQLIREEGFWGMTKGLSARIIASAPTAIVMVVGYETLKKLSLRPELVDSRHW; translated from the exons ATGCAGCAGAAGCGCAACATTCAGATCATAGAATGGGAGGACTTGGACAAACGCAAGTTCTACTCCTTCGGAGTCTTCATGACCATGGCCATCCGCGCAACGGTCTACCCGGCCACGCTGATCCGCACCAGGCTGCAGGTTCAGAAGGGGAAGTCTCTCTACACTGGGACCTACGATGCCTTCCGTAAGATTCTGAGAGCTGAGGGTCTGAGAGGACTTTACAGGGGCTTCATGGTGACCACGTTCACGCTCATATCAGGGCAGGCGTACATAACCACCTACGAACTGGTAAGGAAATATGTCTCCAACTATTCTAAAGACAATACGCTGAAGTCATTAGTTGCGGGAGGCTCGGCCTCACTGGTGGCCCAGAGCATTACTGTTCCCATAGATGTCATATCGCAGCAGCTCATGATGCAGGGCCAAGGGGAGCATCTGACCCGCTTTAAAGTGAAACCCACAATGGGAGCAACGCACTCTGTATTTTTCGGCCAGACGAGAGACATTATTGGGCAGATATTTGCTGTGGATGGCATTCGTGGCTTCTATCGAGGATATGTTGCGTCTCTCCTCACATACATCCCCAACAGTGCCGTTTGGTGGCCCTTTTACCACTTCTATGCAG AACAGTTGTCTAAGCTGGCTCCCAGTAACTGCCCTCATCTAGTGCTGCAGGCAGTGGCTGGACCTCTGGCAGCTGCCACTGCCTCCACTGTCACCAACCCCATGGATATCGTCAGGGCCCGGGTTCAG GTGGAGGGCAGGCCATCAGTCACTGAGACCTTCAACCAGCTGATCAGAGAGGAGGGATTCTGGGGGATGACCAAAGGCCTCTCTGCTCGCATCATAGCCTCAGCGCCCACAGCAATAGTCATGGTGGTCGGTTATGAAACTCTCAAAAAGCTCAGCTTACGCCCAGAGCTGGTTGACTCCCgacactggtaa